A window from Salvia miltiorrhiza cultivar Shanhuang (shh) chromosome 2, IMPLAD_Smil_shh, whole genome shotgun sequence encodes these proteins:
- the LOC131008099 gene encoding AP2-like ethylene-responsive transcription factor PLT2 codes for MVASSSTFCAKSLETKFLTLCLELFNTPDFSNGVNFALCSADSRVGRNNINAVAYTLGNEIAEFSRFQNVSIRRGSLGTEEEAAEAYDIAAIKFGGLNAVTNFEINRYDVKSILESTTLPIGAAKRLRRQEEMVLNLRWANESSLNLATYAKPNGGHMSWPNIAFQQAQPLVGAAYPYNHQHLWCKPELDSEINHGLHNFLQPSSVLHNIMTVDSSNMEHGYGSTAVMSGTTITVIISVSYWL; via the exons ATGGTCGCCTCATCCTCGACTTTTTGT GCAAAGAGTCTGGAGACGAAGTTCTTGACCCTGTGTCTGGAGCTCTTCAATACTCCGGACTTCTCAAACGGTGTCAACTTCGCCTTGTGCAGCGCCGACTCTCGCGTGGGAAGAAACAACATCAATGCAGTTGCCTACACGCTGGGGAACGAAATTGCCGAATTCAGTCGGTTCCAAAACGTCTCTATTCGCCGCGGCTCTCTTG GCACAGAAGAGGAAGCTGCAGAAGCCTACGACATCGCCGCGATCAAATTCGGAGGCCTAAACGCGGTTACCAACTTCGAAATAAACCGTTACGACGTGAAGAGCATACTCGAGAGCACGACCCTCCCCATCGGCGCCGCCAAACGCCTCAGACGCCAAGAAGAGATGGTTCTCAACCTGCGGTGGGCAAACGAATCGAGCTTGAACCTGGCAACCTACGCGAAGCCCAATGGGGGCCACATGTCGTGGCCCAACATCGCCTTCCAGCAGGCCCAGCCGCTGGTGGGCGCCGCGTATCCCTACAACCACCAGCATCTCTGGTGCAAGCCGGAGCTCGACAGCGAGATCAACCATGGCCTGCACAACTTCCTGCAGCCGAGCTCCGTCCTCCACAACATCATGACCGTTGATTCATCGAACATGGAGCACGGCTACGGATCAACGGCCGTGATGAGCGGGACGACGATCACGGTGATCATAAGTGTTAGTTATTGGCTGTGA